The proteins below are encoded in one region of Erinaceus europaeus chromosome 15, mEriEur2.1, whole genome shotgun sequence:
- the NDUFAB1 gene encoding acyl carrier protein, mitochondrial: protein MAARVLSTCVRRLPAAFAPLPRVPTRAVARTLSTFLCSGGPGPAQPASVLLQVPNRVSQLCRRQYSHEPPLTLEGIKDRVLYVLKLYDKINPEKLSVNSHFMKDLGLDSLDQVEIIMAMEDEFGFEIPDIDAEKLMCPQEIVDYIADKKDVYE from the exons ATGGCCGCTCGTGTCCTTTCCACCTGTGTCCGCCGGCTGCCTGCGGCCTTCGCGCCtctgccccgggtccccacccggGCCGTGGCCCGGACGCTCAGCACCTTCTTGTGTTCCGGGGGGCCCGGGCCCGCGCAGCCAGCGTCGGTGCTCTTGCAG GTTCCAAACAGAGTCTCCCAGCTGTGCCGCCGGCAGTACAGCCACGAGCCCCCTCTGACGTTAGAAGGAATCAAGGACCGTGTTCTCTATGTCTTGAAACTCTATGACAAGATCAACCCAGAGAAG CTCTCAGTAAATTCCCACTTCATGAAAGACCTGGGCCTAGACAGTTTGGACCAAGTGGAGATCATCATGGCCATGGAGGACGAATTTG GGTTTGAAATTCCTGACATAGATGCAGAAAAGTTGATGTGTCCACAAGAAATCGTAGATTACATTGCAGATAAGAAGGATGTTTATGAATAA